The Meriones unguiculatus strain TT.TT164.6M chromosome 16, Bangor_MerUng_6.1, whole genome shotgun sequence genomic sequence aaacacatgttttaagtaaactttacataaactcctttttaatttagaatataagcataccataggtatcttgtacctgttttgaggtttagccctagatttttatatatgttgtagctatttgtcctatccccttgtttatatagaatgggcagttatgcctttatagccaaactttatttaaactccctcttacctttagcatttaagcataccctaagcatcttgtacctgCGCTTTACATTGATAGTAAAGCTATattttggcttgccccttatttatacagactggacagttatgcctttatatctgaactttatataaactctcttagcattagtatataaactctcttacccttagtgttaagtatatcctaggcatcttgtacctgaactttacaatgatagtggctattctttggcttgccctctttttgatatgggatggacagttttgttttttaaacatatgaatataattttttgagtttttaggactaaactaggttggcacgTATTTTGCCATTTTTAagcctcttttgtcttttttagcATCAGGCATGAACATTTTTCTCCCGTGAAAATATCtcacgtttaaaaggataaggtagttttcagagcagtgtgacattatctctctttatataaacctaaaatatatgtgaatccaacctttagagcagtaaggacataaaatctattattaagaaaaaagaatttacatggtaacttcaaggaaaattttgtcattttgaatcttagagtatctctgcaaatggctaaacggTAGGAATTAACATCCgagcttttattatgtaaataagcttgatccagaagaacattataccaacatgtcTTGTAACtatcttttattttaatcccaagtatgggatCTTACTTGGGATACAGTTTATCCACAGCTGTTAACTGTCTTGTGCCAGGTGTGGCTTTCGCCAGCTGGCAATGGCCTCCCTCTTGCCTCGTGCTGCATGGACCGCTGCGTGGTCTAGGACTCCTGGAATAtcaatatgagagcccagaaagagtcGTGTGGCATGCAGTGTTGGCCTGTGGCTTGTAGCAgtgtggagagaccagagagactgacggtgtggcagtttggagcggACAGACGGAGAGAAATACTTTGGgggcagtggcttggaggagaccgCTGGCTGCTGTTTGCTGTTGGCGGAGAAGGGTAAAGAGCCCTAAAGAACCCTCTAAACAGCCAGGCAAGTAAAGGGctctgtgtcccctctcccactgactttctctttcctacgtagggttgggaggttggaagggaggttcaGGCCTAAATGccccaaataaaatattaaagaatattTGAGTGCTACGAAAttgaatgtgatttttttttggtatgtgtgtttgtgagtccTGTGAACTGATGcaaaaatttatttaatgtaaAATGTCAAATAACATTTTATGCTATGTGAACATGATGAAATTAAAACCTCAGTAtccaaaaataaagttttatttggaCACAGTGCTGTTGATTCATAAAGTCTGTATGGCTGCTTTGGCACCAAGACAGAACTGAGCATTTGCAATAGAATATAAGTTGACAAGAAAGTGATTTTGTTCCATTACAGGGAAATTTACTGGACTTTACAAAGTAAGGATTTTGTTCTTAGTTCTACTGACCCTTTTTAAAGTAAAAGAGGGCGCTGTGGGAAGGCTGGTTGTATAGTGTAAGGATTTGGGCAACATTTGGACCCCAGGGTCTCCTTCTTCAGGTGCTCAGGCTGGCCACAGTCTCCCAGGCTTCCTGCTGCATCATGGGTAGCTGTGAGAGGGAGGAGACTGCAGAGGGAGGGAACAACAGAGGGTAAGATGGAGGGGTGGGAAGGTGTGGGGAAGTgagggttgcagagagagaagagctTTGGGGAGCTTTGTAGAGGGAGAGGATGAAGCATGGTGAGGTGGGGTGTGTTAGAATGAGGCTGTGTGCTCAGAGGAGTGTGAgggggtgaggagagggaaaggggtggATTGAGAAGGGAAAAGCAGGTACAGCTGTCTGTAGCCAGATACAGATGTTCTGCTGAAATTGTGCTAAGTTGTCTGCTGTGGAGGGAACAGAGGCACAGTTCCAAGCTCACTCTTAGCAGCCTGAGGGGTTCTACTCTTTTGGGGACTGTAATGTTTACACTGGGTcatcaacttgactacatctggagttAGCTAAAACCCAAGCATCTGGGTACACCTGGGAGGGGCTTTTCTTAGTTAAATCTCGCAGTGGGAAGAGCCACTTTTCCTCTGGACCTTTTGTGGGAAAATCCACCTTAATCTCAGCCAGAGTTTCTGCTGACAGCCCAGCTAAGCAACATGGAGGAAGGAAGCTGGCTCTCTGCCCACTTGCTCTCGATCATGCTGTTCCTTTACTGACATTAAATCTTACTTATTTGGGATCCTGACAaacactgaagaccagctgagacatccagccttgtggactgaacaactgctggattcttggactttccattggttgacagccattgttggactaacTGGACCACAGCCCACAAGCTGTTCTAATGATCACTTTTCCATGAATATTCTATAAGTTCTATTCCTCCAGAGAGCCCTGACTAACACAGGGCAGGAAGTGTGTGCAGGGATCCTGGTGAGGGGGAcgttgatggtgatggtggtgatggttcCAGGAAGCAGCCAGCCAGGGAACCAGTGGGTGCTGGTCAGCAGTCACCAGGCTCTGGTCCACTGCATGTGCCCAGGCCACACACAGCTCCAGTCTCTTCCAAAGACATGTCTCCAGCTACAGTCACAATCACTTgctgttgagtgtgtgtgtgtgtgtgtgtgtgtgtgtgtgacctcagGCCAGAAAGGGGCATTTAATGCCATGGAACATATTctgggtagttgtgagctgctgggaacccaactctcctctcctctccctcgcTCCTTTcgctttccctcctcctctctgtctcacaacctttccctcctccctcctgtccctcctccctcctgtccctcccccatcctccccttctccctcctgttcctccccttttcctcaaatACCCTGAAAGCTTTTCAGTTGTGCAGAGAGTAACGTGCAAACTCAGGTTTGTTTTTGGAAACACCTTTTCCACCATGGTTTTCAGAACCTGACCTCAGATGCCCCGTGAATCTTGGCTACACACTAGCATGTGCCCTGGAGCATAGCCTGAAGCCTGGGATCCCCTTGccttcctcctgctctctctACCTCATGTATCCATGTCTAAACCATCATTTGTTGCTTGAAAAGTGTCATCCATATCTGTCCCAATGAAGGGacagatattttttctttcttgagatttTAGAGTTTAGAACCTTTTATTTCTAAACTCTTACCAAGTTGGGGTTAAACTCCTTAGGACACATTTTAAGATTGACTTTTAAAAGTGATTGTTTACAAccagacatggtagcacatgcttttagtcccagcattcagggaggcagaggcaggcagatctctgtgagtttgaggccagcctggtctgcaaatcaagtccaggacagccaggctacagagagaaaccctgtctcaaaaacaaacaagcaaacaaacaaacaaaaaataaaaaggactgTTTACATTGTCATCATTTCTGATGTAAACTACTTGGTTGCAGGAactctggtttttattttctctctttctcatatatgtatatatagttatGTCTAATAGAGTATTTGCAACCTCCAGGATCGTAAGGTCAGCTGGTGAAGTTAGAGAGAATACTGTCAAGGGAACTTACTggatatttaataattttatttcagaaaacacCGTCTTTCTTCGTTggattatgtatatatatatgtatacttatgAAGCGAAATTTGGAAGGTGAAATTAGTGGTGAGCAAGTCTACTAACGGCAAAATTCTGAAGAGCCAAGAAAGAAGAGGTCTAGCATTCAGGCTGCGGTGGCTGCGATGGTGGGGGCTACTgtggaggcggcggcggcggcggcggctgctgctgctgctgttgttgctggggcggcggctgctgctgctgctgctgctgttgttgctggggcggcggctgctgctgctgctgctgctgctgctgctgttgctgctgctgctgctgctgctgctgttgctgctgctgctgctgctgtttttgctggggctgctgctgctgctgctgctgctgctgctgctgctgctgctgctgctgcggtgGTGCCCCCTGACATTGGGGTTGTGGCGCACACCTTGGAGCCGGGCGTCTGTTGCATGTTTGTGATGGACGCGCTTGGGATTCACACCTCCGTGGTCTGCAAGGCGGCGGCGGCGGACACGGTTGGCGTTGCTGCGCACACTCCTGTCTCCTCGGTATGCACGGGGGAGGTGTTCTGcaaggcggcggcggcggcggcggtggcggcggcggttCACAACACACGCATTCACTTCCGTATCCGGTGTCAAACCTTACTTGAGATTCTTGTCCCCTTGGAGGCCCGCATTGGCTCCACACCaggctctctcttctttctctgttcccGGACCACACATCATCCTCAGGGCACTGGCCTCTTATTCTTGACTCTCTCATAACTGTCTCCCTGCACACTACTGGGCAGCAGATCTGGCCTCTGGAATCTGATCTTCGGAGATTTCCATCCATGCAACCTGGGAACAGAACTGGGTATACAGCAAAAGCACGTCATTCAGGTATCCAgtatttcctttctccctcccccaaggCTGACTTAAAACCAACAAACTGAGGATCACTGGAGATTTCCCCCCAAATCCAAAGCGATGACAATCACAGTGTAGATACTGATGTGACTTGGGTCTTAGGTAACCTAGACATTGATGACCAATAATAAAATGTAGACATTATTGATAAAACGCTGGATTCCTTTCAGTAAATTGGAAGACGGGTGAGAGGAAGGTGAAATGCAATGGGAAGAACTTGCCATTTGTTCAGTAGGTTAGGATGATGGAGGGTGGCTAGGGGCATAGGGAGTTTGTAGCTTGGGAAGACTGAAAGGAATCACTGAGGGAAGAAACAACTATctcttaaaaataatagtaatagctGATATTCGGCAAGTGTTATCACACTCTGATCAGccactttccatgagtttgtagattatttattttgtgttaagtGTGTGTTTTTGGTGGAAGGACATGACATGCGTGCCCTGCTCTTGAAGGACAGAGGAGGGCGCCGGATTCCATGTTCTGGTGTTCTGGATGGCTGTAAGCCACCTCCAGTG encodes the following:
- the LOC132648292 gene encoding putative uncharacterized protein DDB_G0294196 isoform X1, producing the protein MEAKCLSKNIFVRPNASLELNPPKLSCHKSAFTQASHSCSLFSGPSPPIIISQRTTMRQDPGCMDGNLRRSDSRGQICCPVVCRETVMRESRIRGQCPEDDVWSGNRERRESLVWSQCGPPRGQESQVRFDTGYGSECVCCEPPPPPPPPPPPCRTPPPCIPRRQECAQQRQPCPPPPPCRPRRCESQARPSQTCNRRPAPRCAPQPQCQGAPPQQQQQQQQQQQQQQQQPQQKQQQQQQQQQQQQQQQQQQQQQQQQQQPPPQQQQQQQQQQPPPQQQQQQQQPPPPPPPPQ
- the LOC132648292 gene encoding nuclear transcription factor Y subunit beta-like isoform X2 yields the protein MQTQAICCPPPPACPSPPIIISQRTTMRQDPGCMDGNLRRSDSRGQICCPVVCRETVMRESRIRGQCPEDDVWSGNRERRESLVWSQCGPPRGQESQVRFDTGYGSECVCCEPPPPPPPPPPPCRTPPPCIPRRQECAQQRQPCPPPPPCRPRRCESQARPSQTCNRRPAPRCAPQPQCQGAPPQQQQQQQQQQQQQQQQPQQKQQQQQQQQQQQQQQQQQQQQQQQQQQPPPQQQQQQQQQQPPPQQQQQQQQPPPPPPPPQ